A genomic segment from Gemmatimonadota bacterium encodes:
- a CDS encoding SRPBCC family protein, protein MPSSTDRIEESVVLSAPRARVWRALTDVREFTQWFGVELTAAFEPGAVINGHVTNVGYEHVTMTIWVEAIEPQHAFSFRWHPNAIDMSADYSTEPTTLVVFTIDEVPEGTLLVVVESGFDALPESRRTPAFTSNSKGWEAQMRRIAKYLAENSGPSVV, encoded by the coding sequence ATGCCATCCTCTACCGACCGCATCGAAGAGTCCGTCGTCCTTTCCGCCCCGCGCGCACGCGTCTGGCGCGCGCTCACTGACGTCCGCGAGTTCACGCAATGGTTCGGCGTCGAGCTCACCGCGGCTTTTGAACCCGGCGCTGTCATCAACGGACACGTTACGAATGTGGGTTACGAGCATGTCACGATGACGATCTGGGTCGAAGCAATCGAGCCGCAGCACGCATTCTCCTTTCGCTGGCATCCGAACGCAATCGACATGTCGGCCGACTATTCTACCGAACCGACCACGCTCGTCGTATTCACGATCGATGAAGTGCCCGAAGGTACTCTGCTCGTCGTAGTAGAATCAGGTTTCGACGCGTTGCCAGAGTCGCGGCGGACGCCTGCGTTCACCAGCAACAGCAAGGGCTGGGAGGCGCAGATGCGGCGGATCGCGAAGTATCTCGCGGAGAATTCCGGTCCGTCAGTCGTATGA
- a CDS encoding glycoside hydrolase, which produces MIVLISVAKLPIESAAAEAPGGHAFASRNQAPAEPVAVDVVEHDQSGAGAVPTSGEKAGTTPAMQIRIGQSSRLLTGPWRFRPGDDQRWAAPGLDDSRWEAVDLTPAPGAHDGDVGLTDYVPGWWARGHNGYSGYAWYRMRVAVDATADTRIALLAPAYVEDAYQLFWNGTLIGGTGDFSGTKPVIYSTRPQIFRLPPESANAHDAVIAIRVWMRPGLGRGQDAGGIHIAPMLGTIDAISAQYQLDWLETFKGYVVEVVEPLAFVLLALLAWCFRAQLAHGHFVQWLCSALLLTAAYRLNQAVYTWMPYEDLTTYLVVHQTLVPLGLAAWIMTWRHWYQLELWQWLTYAIAIITALSVVTVLSAVLGLTLPHGMYAMLNQIWRVPLAVVLLATAIVGLRRRQPDRLLTFIVVLFVAASQFSGALTALGVPGIWFPFGTGVSLTQYLYVGIIVGLAALLIRSVQRGENRGQSTFPLRKTYSDPGFSQ; this is translated from the coding sequence ATGATCGTCCTGATTTCCGTTGCAAAATTGCCCATCGAATCGGCCGCGGCGGAAGCGCCAGGTGGGCACGCGTTCGCATCGCGAAATCAAGCACCGGCGGAACCCGTCGCCGTTGACGTCGTCGAACACGACCAATCGGGGGCAGGTGCAGTCCCCACCTCTGGTGAAAAGGCCGGAACGACACCGGCAATGCAGATTCGCATCGGTCAGTCCTCCCGCTTATTGACGGGCCCGTGGCGCTTCCGTCCTGGCGACGACCAACGCTGGGCCGCGCCGGGCCTTGACGATTCGCGTTGGGAGGCCGTGGACCTTACCCCCGCTCCCGGCGCGCACGACGGCGATGTCGGTCTTACGGATTACGTGCCCGGTTGGTGGGCACGCGGTCACAATGGCTATTCGGGATACGCGTGGTACCGCATGCGTGTCGCCGTCGACGCCACCGCCGACACCCGCATCGCCCTCCTCGCGCCGGCGTATGTCGAAGACGCCTACCAGTTGTTCTGGAACGGAACCTTGATCGGCGGGACGGGCGACTTTTCCGGCACGAAGCCGGTTATCTACAGCACCAGGCCACAGATCTTTCGTTTGCCGCCAGAGTCTGCGAACGCGCACGACGCCGTCATAGCGATAAGGGTGTGGATGCGTCCCGGACTCGGACGCGGGCAGGACGCGGGCGGCATCCACATCGCCCCCATGCTCGGCACGATTGACGCCATCAGCGCCCAGTACCAACTCGATTGGCTGGAAACGTTCAAGGGTTATGTGGTCGAAGTTGTCGAGCCTCTGGCATTCGTGCTACTGGCGCTGCTGGCCTGGTGCTTCCGCGCGCAGCTTGCGCACGGGCATTTCGTGCAGTGGTTGTGCTCGGCGCTTCTGCTGACTGCCGCATACAGGCTGAATCAGGCGGTCTACACCTGGATGCCGTATGAAGACCTCACCACGTACCTCGTCGTGCATCAGACTCTCGTACCGCTCGGGTTGGCAGCATGGATCATGACATGGCGACATTGGTATCAGCTCGAACTCTGGCAATGGCTGACATACGCCATTGCCATCATCACCGCGCTGAGCGTGGTGACCGTGCTGAGTGCTGTGCTGGGGTTGACACTGCCTCACGGCATGTATGCCATGCTGAATCAGATATGGCGCGTCCCGCTGGCCGTCGTGCTGCTGGCGACCGCCATCGTCGGACTGCGCAGACGGCAGCCGGATCGTCTGCTCACGTTCATCGTCGTGCTGTTTGTCGCCGCCAGCCAATTCAGCGGTGCACTGACGGCGTTGGGCGTGCCAGGTATCTGGTTTCCCTTCGGTACCGGCGTCTCGCTGACACAGTACCTGTACGTTGGTATCATCGTGGGCCTGGCGGCATTGTTGATCCGAAGCGTGCAGCGGGGAGAAAACCGGGGTCAGAGTACATTTCCGCTACGGAAAACGTACTCTGACCCCGGTTTTTCCCAATGA
- a CDS encoding isoprenylcysteine carboxylmethyltransferase family protein: MKSLEVKVPPPVVAAVIAVAMWGTSRFAPLLHLPDTLRFTAAAVMALIGIGFSIAGVRAFRRARTTVNPTTPERASSLVSSGVFRITRNPMYVGLAWILGAWAVFLSSAWALLGLVAFVFYMDRFQIAPEERALAKLFGNEYTSYQARVRRWL, encoded by the coding sequence ATGAAATCACTCGAAGTAAAGGTGCCACCGCCGGTGGTTGCAGCAGTCATCGCAGTCGCGATGTGGGGCACATCCCGGTTCGCGCCGTTGCTCCATCTGCCCGACACGCTGCGCTTCACTGCGGCTGCAGTAATGGCGTTGATTGGCATCGGCTTCAGCATTGCCGGCGTCAGGGCGTTTCGTCGAGCGCGAACGACGGTAAATCCCACGACACCGGAGCGGGCATCTTCTCTGGTCAGCTCGGGCGTATTTCGAATCACACGCAACCCCATGTACGTCGGCCTTGCGTGGATTCTGGGTGCATGGGCGGTATTCCTGTCTTCGGCATGGGCGCTGCTCGGGCTGGTTGCCTTTGTATTCTACATGGACCGCTTCCAGATCGCACCCGAGGAGCGCGCGCTCGCAAAGCTCTTCGGCAACGAATACACAAGCTATCAGGCACGCGTACGTCGGTGGCTGTGA
- a CDS encoding acetamidase/formamidase family protein yields the protein MNTRRQFLISAPLGVLGVMAACKDGTRESSGGDSVASSDVAPAAGTAMATAAAPTSVANIPADAPTLDWIPQHADLVYTFGGAPPKQHIKSGTRIATWTEDCFDGAVKTAADLPSRKMAAGHDNPQTGPFYVDGAEPGDTVAIHIVKLEPARSYAVSSFSPGFGALVGNDQTAMLGPDFPETTWRYDVDAKRTAARATSADGKYSWSVPLAPFLGCIGVAPAGGEVRTTIVPGNFGGNMDCPEVRAGNTVYLGVNVPGALLSFGDGHYAMGEGEIMGAAIEGALNVEVYVELIRKSATPIPRIENADEIIFVGSGRPLEDAARVAFKAMIGWVRAQSGMSVMDAYQFVAQNAKAPIIQLVDPEYTVMVKIEKSTVPGARHTS from the coding sequence ATGAACACACGCAGACAGTTCCTCATCAGTGCACCGCTCGGCGTCCTTGGCGTAATGGCAGCGTGCAAGGACGGCACACGCGAGTCGTCGGGCGGTGATTCTGTTGCTTCGAGCGACGTAGCGCCAGCGGCCGGGACCGCGATGGCGACCGCGGCAGCGCCAACCAGTGTCGCGAATATTCCCGCCGACGCACCGACGCTCGACTGGATCCCTCAGCACGCCGATCTCGTGTACACGTTCGGCGGCGCGCCCCCGAAACAGCACATCAAGTCGGGCACGCGCATCGCTACGTGGACGGAAGACTGCTTCGACGGCGCAGTGAAGACTGCGGCGGATCTCCCGTCCCGAAAGATGGCCGCCGGCCACGACAATCCGCAGACGGGCCCGTTCTACGTGGATGGCGCCGAGCCGGGTGATACGGTCGCGATTCACATCGTGAAACTCGAGCCTGCGCGCTCATATGCGGTATCGTCTTTCAGTCCGGGGTTTGGTGCACTCGTCGGCAACGATCAGACCGCGATGCTCGGACCGGATTTCCCGGAGACGACGTGGCGATACGACGTGGACGCGAAGCGCACTGCGGCTCGAGCCACGTCGGCCGACGGCAAGTATTCGTGGTCGGTACCGCTGGCGCCGTTCCTTGGCTGCATCGGCGTCGCGCCGGCGGGTGGCGAAGTTCGTACCACGATCGTGCCCGGCAACTTCGGCGGCAATATGGACTGTCCCGAGGTGCGTGCAGGAAATACGGTTTATCTGGGCGTTAACGTACCCGGCGCTCTCTTGTCCTTCGGCGATGGCCACTACGCGATGGGCGAAGGCGAGATCATGGGTGCTGCGATCGAAGGTGCACTGAACGTCGAGGTGTACGTCGAGCTGATCAGGAAGAGTGCGACGCCAATCCCGCGAATCGAGAACGCCGACGAGATAATCTTTGTCGGTTCGGGTCGTCCGCTCGAGGACGCCGCGCGCGTCGCATTCAAGGCGATGATCGGATGGGTGCGCGCGCAGTCCGGGATGTCGGTCATGGACGCATATCAATTCGTCGCGCAGAACGCGAAGGCGCCGATCATCCAGCTGGTTGATCCGGAGTATACCGTGATGGTGAAGATCGAGAAGAGTACAGTGCCGGGTGCGCGGCATACATCGTAG
- a CDS encoding glyoxalase superfamily protein — protein MTIIATLRCSNMRRSVDFYTRILDFERVDGDDALDDPSFSVLARDGAHLFLSSHSGDGVFGAVVVVTTTDIDALFRTFRERGLETPGNPEAPHEVHEGPLEQTWGTREFYVNDPDGNTLRFTQA, from the coding sequence ATGACAATCATTGCGACGCTACGCTGCAGCAACATGCGACGGTCAGTCGATTTCTACACACGCATTCTCGATTTCGAACGCGTCGATGGCGACGACGCGCTGGACGATCCGTCGTTCAGCGTTCTCGCCCGCGATGGCGCCCACCTGTTCCTCTCGAGCCACAGCGGCGATGGAGTCTTCGGTGCCGTAGTCGTCGTCACGACCACTGACATCGACGCACTGTTTCGGACGTTCCGCGAACGGGGACTCGAGACGCCCGGCAACCCTGAGGCGCCGCACGAAGTGCACGAAGGTCCACTCGAGCAGACCTGGGGCACGCGCGAGTTTTACGTCAATGATCCCGACGGCAACACGTTACGCTTTACTCAGGCATAG
- a CDS encoding class I SAM-dependent methyltransferase gives MQEKPTAVPDSSAVRVALWRALHVEVDASPHVIRDTIGLELVAPDDNWRSRPDMDRQGTRGFRAGIVARARFVDDLVTEQAALGVTQYLILGAGLDTFAQRRPGITSRIRIFEIDQPETQAWKRQRLIDLGFGIPDWLRLVPVDFEAGDDWWDRLADDADFDATLPTVVACTGVTMYLTRDAVAATLRRLAALAAGSTLAMTFLLPAELTEGEERQQHKEVQKNARASGTPFLSFFTPREMLAMARDAGFASVAHVSAADLAQRYFAGRTDGLRPSSGESFLIATT, from the coding sequence ATGCAGGAAAAACCGACCGCGGTTCCGGACAGCTCGGCGGTGCGCGTCGCGTTGTGGCGCGCTCTGCACGTCGAGGTCGATGCATCTCCACACGTCATCAGAGACACCATCGGTCTCGAGCTTGTCGCGCCTGACGACAATTGGCGCAGCCGGCCCGACATGGATCGTCAAGGCACGCGCGGGTTCCGGGCAGGCATCGTTGCCCGCGCTCGCTTCGTCGATGACCTTGTCACCGAACAGGCCGCACTCGGCGTCACACAGTACCTCATACTCGGCGCCGGACTCGATACCTTCGCGCAGCGCAGGCCGGGGATCACCTCGCGCATACGGATATTCGAGATCGACCAGCCGGAGACGCAGGCATGGAAGCGGCAGCGCCTGATCGACCTTGGCTTCGGCATTCCAGACTGGCTGCGATTGGTGCCGGTCGACTTCGAGGCAGGCGATGACTGGTGGGACCGGCTCGCGGATGATGCGGATTTCGATGCGACCCTGCCGACGGTGGTCGCATGCACCGGCGTCACGATGTACCTGACGAGAGACGCGGTCGCGGCCACACTGCGCCGACTCGCGGCGCTCGCCGCTGGCTCGACGCTGGCGATGACGTTTCTTCTGCCCGCGGAGCTCACGGAAGGCGAGGAGCGGCAGCAGCACAAGGAAGTCCAGAAAAACGCCCGGGCTTCGGGGACGCCGTTCCTCAGCTTCTTCACTCCGCGGGAGATGCTGGCGATGGCCCGGGACGCAGGCTTCGCGTCGGTCGCTCATGTATCCGCGGCCGATCTTGCCCAACGCTACTTCGCCGGCCGCACCGACGGACTGCGGCCGTCGAGCGGAGAGTCGTTTCTGATTGCGACTACCTGA
- a CDS encoding serine/threonine-protein kinase yields MPTPKLAARFRRAGTHRDDFSNSEELRATLQRRLRAVAWVCAAYNAGGAIFGTLSPIMRARTATAPLSAGSSYLYVIVAALFVIAAQLLRPGSPRPLGRLRLYEAIIFTFGAGLFLALNIFDYSTLQDVYSKAPIDIALGTASFAVFLMVAYGVLIPNPARRTAIAVALFAMTGLAPDVWALVTGMLPISIAPIVFGFKVTVLTLTGLIIWFGSYRYEIVVRREAAARELGQYTLGEQLGSGGMGDVFRGEHRMLRRPVAIKLISAEQAGSPDALARFEREAQATAQLTHPNTVQLFDYGRSEDGTFYCVMELLDGETLEKIVERDGPMHVSRAVHVLMQLCGALAEAHDRGLVHRDIKPSNVILGNRGGMPDVAKLLDFGLVTARGTGSAGAMGATLTQAGMIVGTPEFMSPEQCGDPNEISASSDIYSLGALGYFLVTGRSPFAGRNSMQMLAAHLYETPPAPSTHVADIPPELDAILMRALTKDPAGRFENARAMARALEWNVAQVPA; encoded by the coding sequence ATGCCGACCCCCAAGCTCGCCGCCCGCTTCCGACGCGCCGGCACTCACCGCGACGACTTCAGCAACAGTGAGGAGCTGCGCGCCACGCTTCAGCGGCGACTTCGTGCAGTTGCCTGGGTATGCGCAGCTTACAACGCCGGTGGCGCAATCTTTGGCACACTCTCGCCGATCATGCGCGCGCGCACTGCAACGGCACCACTCTCGGCGGGGTCATCATACCTCTATGTAATTGTAGCTGCCCTGTTCGTGATCGCAGCGCAGCTGCTTCGGCCCGGCTCGCCCCGGCCACTCGGCAGGCTACGTCTCTACGAAGCGATCATCTTCACCTTCGGCGCAGGACTTTTTCTTGCGCTCAACATCTTTGACTACTCGACGCTGCAGGACGTGTATTCGAAGGCGCCGATCGACATCGCGCTTGGGACGGCGAGCTTTGCGGTATTCCTGATGGTCGCGTATGGCGTTCTCATTCCGAACCCAGCGCGGCGAACGGCGATTGCGGTGGCGCTGTTCGCGATGACGGGGCTCGCGCCGGATGTGTGGGCGCTCGTCACAGGCATGCTTCCAATATCGATCGCGCCAATCGTGTTCGGATTCAAGGTCACTGTGCTGACGCTCACAGGGCTCATCATCTGGTTTGGGTCTTATCGATACGAGATCGTGGTGCGTCGCGAGGCGGCAGCGCGCGAACTTGGACAATACACGCTCGGCGAGCAGCTTGGTTCGGGTGGCATGGGCGATGTTTTTCGCGGCGAGCATCGGATGTTGCGCCGCCCGGTCGCGATCAAGCTGATCAGCGCCGAGCAGGCGGGCAGTCCCGATGCGCTCGCTCGCTTCGAGCGCGAAGCTCAGGCGACGGCGCAGCTCACACATCCCAACACTGTGCAACTCTTCGACTATGGCCGCTCCGAGGACGGTACGTTCTACTGTGTCATGGAATTGCTCGACGGCGAGACGCTCGAGAAGATCGTCGAGCGCGACGGTCCAATGCACGTATCGCGCGCCGTTCACGTTCTGATGCAGCTCTGCGGCGCGCTCGCCGAAGCGCACGATCGCGGACTCGTGCATCGCGACATCAAGCCGAGCAACGTGATACTGGGCAATCGCGGCGGAATGCCGGACGTCGCGAAGCTGCTCGACTTTGGTCTGGTCACTGCGCGCGGCACTGGGAGCGCCGGTGCGATGGGCGCGACTCTGACGCAGGCCGGAATGATCGTCGGAACACCGGAATTCATGAGCCCCGAGCAGTGCGGTGATCCGAACGAGATCAGCGCATCGTCGGATATCTACAGCCTCGGCGCACTCGGATACTTTCTCGTCACCGGTCGCTCACCGTTCGCCGGACGGAATTCGATGCAGATGCTTGCGGCGCATCTGTACGAGACGCCGCCCGCGCCATCGACCCACGTTGCGGACATTCCGCCGGAGCTCGACGCCATACTCATGCGAGCGCTCACCAAGGACCCCGCCGGTCGCTTCGAGAATGCGCGAGCGATGGCGAGAGCGCTGGAATGGAACGTCGCTCAGGTGCCCGCGTAG
- a CDS encoding VOC family protein produces MSSIPAVTAAGASSDEPATFVANTLSASLTVNVIETSLAWYRDVLGFTVAQTHERDGKMFAVSLRAGPVAILLTQDNGARGSDRVKGAGMSLRLTTSQNIDELATRVRERGGILETEPVDMRGVRVFRLVDPDGFKLVISSEPA; encoded by the coding sequence ATGAGCTCAATTCCAGCAGTCACGGCTGCCGGTGCATCCAGCGACGAACCGGCGACGTTCGTCGCCAACACACTCTCGGCGTCGTTGACCGTCAATGTCATTGAGACCAGCCTCGCGTGGTATCGCGACGTGCTCGGCTTCACGGTTGCACAGACACACGAGCGTGACGGAAAGATGTTCGCCGTGTCGCTCAGAGCGGGGCCGGTGGCCATCCTGCTGACGCAGGACAACGGCGCCAGGGGATCGGACCGGGTCAAGGGCGCCGGAATGTCGTTGCGGCTGACGACGTCCCAGAACATCGACGAGCTGGCGACGCGAGTGCGGGAGCGTGGCGGCATACTGGAGACGGAGCCGGTGGATATGAGGGGCGTGCGCGTGTTTCGGTTGGTCGATCCGGATGGATTCAAGCTGGTGATATCGTCGGAACCGGCGTAG
- a CDS encoding carbon-nitrogen hydrolase family protein, protein MSTVRIALANLRYAATPDESVALAHAAIQQASVEGALIVCFPECYVPGYRATGRMVPPIDAAFLERAWSSIAKVAADTGVAVVLGTERVVDGAPRLTALVIDRDGTIAGFQDKVQLDPSEESFYSPGTQRECFQVGPLKFGVAICHEGWRYPETVRWPAQRGAHIVFHPHFAEAEPGGYQPTSFADPLNTFHEKAMLCRAAENSCYFASVNYASGGSPTTSAVVHPDGTVLGWQPYGKEGLLIADLDTAVATGWLAMRCRTV, encoded by the coding sequence ATGAGTACAGTCAGAATTGCACTCGCCAACTTACGGTACGCGGCCACGCCCGATGAGTCGGTCGCGCTGGCCCATGCTGCTATCCAGCAGGCGTCGGTCGAGGGGGCGCTCATCGTGTGCTTTCCGGAGTGCTACGTCCCGGGCTATCGTGCGACGGGCAGGATGGTGCCACCGATCGATGCCGCCTTCCTCGAGCGCGCGTGGTCATCGATTGCCAAAGTAGCGGCAGATACTGGCGTCGCGGTGGTGCTTGGAACCGAGCGCGTGGTCGACGGCGCGCCGCGGCTGACTGCGCTGGTCATCGATCGAGACGGAACGATCGCCGGTTTCCAGGACAAGGTGCAGCTGGACCCGTCAGAGGAGAGTTTCTACTCGCCGGGTACGCAGCGCGAGTGCTTCCAGGTTGGTCCGCTGAAGTTCGGCGTGGCTATCTGCCACGAGGGGTGGCGCTACCCGGAGACGGTGCGTTGGCCCGCGCAGCGCGGTGCGCACATAGTGTTCCATCCGCATTTCGCCGAGGCCGAACCGGGCGGCTATCAGCCCACCAGCTTCGCTGATCCCCTGAACACGTTTCACGAGAAGGCGATGCTGTGCCGCGCCGCGGAGAACAGCTGTTATTTCGCGAGCGTCAACTACGCGAGCGGCGGATCGCCGACGACATCGGCAGTAGTGCATCCTGACGGGACAGTGCTTGGGTGGCAGCCGTACGGCAAGGAAGGCTTGCTGATCGCCGATCTGGACACGGCCGTGGCGACCGGTTGGCTCGCTATGCGGTGCAGGACTGTGTAG